TTTTCCGTCTGTGTTTTCTTTCCTTTTGAAGGTGGAACAATATCTGCAACGGGATTGCTGAAAGCATTGACTTTAGTTGCAAACCAGGTGGTGTAATAACGGGGAATGGCAAGACCAAGAATCATTCCCGGTAATCCACTGAATCCTTCCGGCCCCCCTCTTAATAAAATCTCATCGGTATAAAAAGCAACGACATAAACCGTATCATTAATCCTGCCAATAGCCTTTCTGCATTCATAGCCTGCAATATTGCGCACGTCGTGCATGATCTTCCAGTCTACCTTAGGGATGGTATCATTCAGGAGGTAATCTTCTCCCATGATTCTCTTTTTTAATACCCTGCTTTGTTTTTGATAATCAGCATACAGCTCATTTTCCGGCTCTCCTGCGAAATCGAAAAAAAGGTTGTTGTTGTCCTCAGACTCTTGTTTTATGGATTTGAAAATTGATTTTGTCCGGTCAAAGGACAATTCCCAGTTCGTCACTTTATATTTTTTTATTTTTTCCTTGGCTTCATCGGGAATATCCCACTCTGCCAGACTTCGCTGCAGATTGATCTTTTTCTCAAAGCTGATCTTGCCATAAGGAATGAATAGCTGCTGTGCCTTCATACCTGTACAGGTGCAGATAAAAAATAAGAAGGGAGCGAGCCTTTTCATCATCTTATGGGTTAACAACAGTTTTGGTAAAATTACCACTTAAATTCCAGCTTACACCAAATAATACATAACGCGGAATATAGCTAAATGTGTTTTCACTAATCACGTTACCCCCAACAAAACGGTTGTATCCAATCTTCTGGTTCAGGATATCGGTTACTGTTAATTTAAGTTCCAGGGCCTCACCTTTACCCATTTTCATGGCCAGATAGCTGTTCCAGATCACCACATTCAGGTCCTGGCCAAAAGAGGCATTTGCAGGTCTTAAGGAAACAGAAACCGTACTGTTGAATTCTGTCCGGTAAGGAAGCTGCACCGTACCTGAAAATTCATGGTTATGGGTGATGCTTTTTCCGTCATTAATGCCACCGATGGATGATTTACCATACATAATTGTTGCTGATGGCGAATAACTGACATCTACTTTGGAGGTATAATAGTTAAACGAGCCTTTGACGTTATATTGTGTGTTTGCAGTCCGGTTTTTTACTGCATTGATGATGGCGATATTGTTGGATCTGTAGAAACTCATATCAAGGCCCATCCGGAAATGAAGTTTGGAAAATCCTTTTGAATAATAGACGTTTCCGCTTAAGGAATTGTTCCCGTCTAGATTGACGAAGCTGGATATCCTTTTGTTGAACTCATCTACATTTTCTGAGTTTGCAATTGCATTATTGGTGAAACCGTAATTCAGGTACCCGGAGATATACTGATCGGAGTTCATTAAAAAGCTATTGTAGGAAACCCCGAAATTATTGGTAAAAGAAGGCCTGAGCAGTGGATTTCCGATCACCTGAAACAAGGGGTTATTAATCTGTCTTACCGGCTGGATCTGTTCAATACTTGGCTGCTGGGTAAACCCATTGTAATTCACCGCGAGACTGGTATTGTTGCTGAGTTTATAATACAGATTGGTACGCGGGGAAAGGTTCAGGTATTTGCGCTGAAAATTACTGCCAAGGTCAAGATCTTTCAGCTCAAATGTTGTAATAGTGGCTTCCAGTCCGCTGGAAATGGAGAAATTTTTTGCTTTATACTGAAAAATCATTTTTCCAATGTTCGAGAAATTGATGAATTTAAAGTCATTACTCAGGGAATCTATTTTTGTTTTGATTCCGGTAGTATAATTCTGAACAAGTCTGTTGCTGCTGGAAGAAATGGTTTTGAAAGTATAACCTGCTTCCAAAGACCACCTTTTGGTGAGTGTTTCCGCATAACTGATCCTGGTCCCGATAGAGTTTTGTGTTCCCGAATTGTTCTTTATCAGGTTGATGTCTTCACTTCGGTTCCAGTTTCCATTGTTATCATAATATTCGGTATGGTTTAAACTTCGTTCCAATCCTTTATTGTTCAGATTTTCCGGCTGAATATCGATAGACAAAGCCCGTCCCTTTTTTTTGAACCTTCTTGACCAGTTGATGTTTCCATTAAAGGTATCACTGAAGCCATTTCCGATATTAGACTGGTTATTCTGACTAATGATCTGTCCGGTTTCACTGCTACTTCCGTTAATGGTGCCGGATTCGGTATAATTCCGGTTCTTTTTCAGTCCGAAAGAAATTTTTAAGGTAGACAAAGAATCGATATGATAGTTGTAAGTACCACGGATGTTTTCTCCGGTAACCTTGGAACGGTCGTCGGTTTTCCCCTGACTAAAAAAACGTTTTCCATCGGGCAGGAGCTCCTGAGAATTGGAGGTTTTGATATTGGTGTTCTTGTTGTCAAAGACCTTGAAGTTTAATTTCAGGCCCATTTTATTGCTATAGAATTTATCAGAGAAATGAGCTCCCAGATTTAGATTGCTGGGTAAACCTCCTGTAGAAGAATAATAATCGTCGTCGTCATCTCCGCCGGAAGAATACATAATAGAGCTCCCATCATCACCAACCTCTATCTGATCATACTCTTCGCCTTTTAATTTTCTCATGGAATTGTTAATCTTGGACTCATTGTCCAGAGTAGAATAAGTGCCGAAAATGGCAGTTTTGAGTTTATTCTTAAAAATACCCATCATTCCGCCATAATCCTGAAAATTGGAGCTGCCGGCATTGGCATCAAGAGTAGACAGGTATCCGTTCCTGGCGTTCTCTTTTAATTTAATATTGATGGTTTTATTTTTTATCCCGTCATCAATGCCGGTTAGTTCTGCTGTTTTACTTTTTCTATCGTATACCTGAACCTCATCCACCGCATTGGCCTTGAGGTATTTTGTAGCCAGCAGGGGATCATCTCCGAAAAACTCATCTCCATCAACGAGCACCGTTTTTACTTCCTTGCCCTGAGCTTTAATTGTTCCGTTTTTATCTACATTTATTCCGGGAAGTCTTTTTAAAAGTTCCTGTACATTGGCATTGGTGCGTACGGCAAAACTATCGGCCTGAAAGACAAGTGTATCACCCCGCATGCGGACGGCATTCTTTGTTGCCGCGATGACTACTTCATTGAGCAGCTTGGATTTCAGCTCCATATTGATCCTGCCCAGATCCAGCACTGTATTTTCTGATAACCTTAAATTACGGACATAATCGGCCATTTTCGGATAGCTGATTAGAAGCTTGTAGTCGCCTTTGGCCAGATTACTCCATTCAAAACGCCCCTCTTTATCGGCACGTACTGTTCTGACCAA
This region of Pedobacter steynii genomic DNA includes:
- a CDS encoding GLPGLI family protein, which gives rise to MMKRLAPFLFFICTCTGMKAQQLFIPYGKISFEKKINLQRSLAEWDIPDEAKEKIKKYKVTNWELSFDRTKSIFKSIKQESEDNNNLFFDFAGEPENELYADYQKQSRVLKKRIMGEDYLLNDTIPKVDWKIMHDVRNIAGYECRKAIGRINDTVYVVAFYTDEILLRGGPEGFSGLPGMILGLAIPRYYTTWFATKVNAFSNPVADIVPPSKGKKTQTEKDFRKLLELFTRYDEQKKEKPEDLKKRLYGFVL
- a CDS encoding outer membrane beta-barrel family protein, which encodes MLKKFFIYILFTLFSFTVLAQRASIKGIVADTLEKKVLENSSVLLLRSADSILVRTVRADKEGRFEWSNLAKGDYKLLISYPKMADYVRNLRLSENTVLDLGRINMELKSKLLNEVVIAATKNAVRMRGDTLVFQADSFAVRTNANVQELLKRLPGINVDKNGTIKAQGKEVKTVLVDGDEFFGDDPLLATKYLKANAVDEVQVYDRKSKTAELTGIDDGIKNKTINIKLKENARNGYLSTLDANAGSSNFQDYGGMMGIFKNKLKTAIFGTYSTLDNESKINNSMRKLKGEEYDQIEVGDDGSSIMYSSGGDDDDDYYSSTGGLPSNLNLGAHFSDKFYSNKMGLKLNFKVFDNKNTNIKTSNSQELLPDGKRFFSQGKTDDRSKVTGENIRGTYNYHIDSLSTLKISFGLKKNRNYTESGTINGSSSETGQIISQNNQSNIGNGFSDTFNGNINWSRRFKKKGRALSIDIQPENLNNKGLERSLNHTEYYDNNGNWNRSEDINLIKNNSGTQNSIGTRISYAETLTKRWSLEAGYTFKTISSSSNRLVQNYTTGIKTKIDSLSNDFKFINFSNIGKMIFQYKAKNFSISSGLEATITTFELKDLDLGSNFQRKYLNLSPRTNLYYKLSNNTSLAVNYNGFTQQPSIEQIQPVRQINNPLFQVIGNPLLRPSFTNNFGVSYNSFLMNSDQYISGYLNYGFTNNAIANSENVDEFNKRISSFVNLDGNNSLSGNVYYSKGFSKLHFRMGLDMSFYRSNNIAIINAVKNRTANTQYNVKGSFNYYTSKVDVSYSPSATIMYGKSSIGGINDGKSITHNHEFSGTVQLPYRTEFNSTVSVSLRPANASFGQDLNVVIWNSYLAMKMGKGEALELKLTVTDILNQKIGYNRFVGGNVISENTFSYIPRYVLFGVSWNLSGNFTKTVVNP